From a single Pseudomonas triticicola genomic region:
- a CDS encoding c-type cytochrome, translated as MNKLIVSLLLTVGISGVAHAAGDAAAGQAKAAVCGACHGPDGNSMAPNFPKLAGQGERYLDKQLHDIKSGKRVVLEMTGLLTNLNDQDLADIAAYFASQKGSVGAADPKIVARGEALFRGGNLEKGLPACTGCHSPNGAGNAAAGFPHLGGQHAQYIAKQLTDFRKEADGRANDGDAMTMRTIARKLSDEDIAAVSSYIQGLH; from the coding sequence ATGAACAAATTGATCGTGAGTCTGCTGTTGACCGTGGGAATTTCAGGTGTCGCCCATGCTGCCGGCGATGCCGCAGCAGGCCAGGCCAAAGCTGCCGTGTGCGGAGCCTGTCACGGCCCGGACGGCAACAGCATGGCGCCAAACTTTCCGAAACTGGCAGGTCAAGGTGAACGCTACCTCGACAAGCAATTGCACGACATCAAGTCGGGCAAGCGCGTGGTGCTGGAAATGACCGGGCTGCTGACCAACCTGAACGATCAGGATCTGGCCGACATCGCTGCGTACTTCGCCAGCCAGAAAGGCAGCGTCGGCGCCGCCGATCCGAAGATCGTCGCTCGCGGTGAAGCGCTGTTCCGTGGCGGCAACCTGGAAAAAGGTCTGCCAGCCTGCACCGGCTGCCATTCGCCGAACGGCGCCGGCAATGCCGCCGCAGGCTTCCCGCACCTGGGTGGCCAGCACGCTCAATACATTGCCAAGCAGCTGACCGATTTCCGCAAGGAAGCCGACGGTCGCGCCAACGACGGCGACGCAATGACCATGCGCACCATCGCACGCAAGCTGAGCGACGAAGACATCGCTGCGGTTTCCAGCTACATACAAGGCCTGCACTGA
- a CDS encoding thiol:disulfide interchange protein DsbA/DsbL codes for MRNLIISAALVAASLFGVTAQAAEAPAAPYVELANPVPVAKPGKIEVVELFWYGCPHCYAFEPVINPWVEKLPSDVNFVRIPAMFGGPWDAHGQMFLTLEAMGVEHQVHNAVFNAIQKEHKKLTDKNDMADFLATQGVDKDKFLATFDSFAIKGQIVKARELAKKYEITGVPTMIVNGKYRFDIGSAGGAEQALKLADDLVAKERAANKAAAN; via the coding sequence ATGCGTAATCTGATCATCAGCGCCGCCCTCGTCGCTGCCAGCCTGTTCGGCGTCACCGCCCAGGCCGCTGAAGCCCCTGCCGCCCCTTACGTCGAACTGGCCAATCCGGTGCCGGTGGCAAAGCCTGGCAAGATCGAAGTGGTCGAGCTGTTCTGGTACGGCTGCCCGCATTGCTACGCTTTTGAGCCAGTGATCAATCCATGGGTTGAAAAACTGCCGTCCGACGTCAACTTCGTGCGCATTCCCGCCATGTTCGGCGGCCCATGGGACGCTCACGGCCAGATGTTCCTGACTCTGGAAGCCATGGGTGTCGAGCACCAGGTGCACAACGCCGTGTTCAACGCGATCCAGAAAGAACACAAGAAGCTCACCGACAAGAACGACATGGCTGACTTCCTCGCCACTCAAGGCGTGGACAAGGACAAGTTCCTCGCCACCTTCGACTCGTTCGCTATCAAAGGCCAGATCGTCAAGGCCCGTGAGCTGGCGAAGAAGTACGAAATCACTGGCGTGCCAACCATGATCGTCAACGGTAAATACCGCTTCGACATCGGCTCTGCCGGTGGTGCCGAGCAAGCATTGAAGCTGGCTGACGATCTGGTCGCCAAAGAGCGAGCGGCTAATAAGGCTGCTGCCAACTAA
- a CDS encoding c-type cytochrome — MTKWLLAAGVLMPLYSAQATQDPEAVYNRVCGACHSGQLPMAPARGDQEAWTPRLAKGMGTLVQHVTQGFKAMPPRGLCMDCSAEDYQAIILWMSESKPGP, encoded by the coding sequence ATGACGAAATGGCTGCTGGCTGCCGGAGTCTTGATGCCGCTTTACAGCGCACAGGCTACACAGGATCCGGAAGCTGTGTACAACCGTGTTTGTGGTGCCTGTCATTCCGGCCAACTACCCATGGCGCCCGCAAGAGGCGATCAGGAAGCTTGGACGCCGAGGTTGGCGAAAGGTATGGGGACGCTGGTGCAACACGTGACCCAGGGTTTCAAGGCGATGCCGCCGCGTGGTTTGTGCATGGACTGCAGTGCCGAGGATTACCAGGCCATCATCCTGTGGATGAGCGAGAGTAAGCCCGGTCCATAA
- the yihA gene encoding ribosome biogenesis GTP-binding protein YihA/YsxC — protein MQLKNPILGLCQQSTFMLSAAKVDQCPDDEGFEVAFAGRSNAGKSSALNTLTHASLARTSKTPGRTQLLNFFKLDDDRRLVDLPGYGYAKVPIPLKQHWQRHLEAYLGGRESLKGLILMMDIRHPMTDFDLLMLDWAVAAGMPMHILLTKADKLTYGAAKNTLLKVQSEIRKGWGDSITIQLFSAPKRMGLEEAYTVLADWMELADKGAEAAAE, from the coding sequence ATGCAACTCAAGAATCCCATCCTCGGCCTGTGCCAACAGTCCACGTTCATGCTCAGTGCCGCCAAAGTCGATCAATGCCCAGACGACGAAGGCTTCGAAGTGGCGTTTGCCGGTCGTTCCAACGCTGGCAAATCCAGCGCGCTGAACACCCTGACCCACGCCAGCCTGGCGCGCACCTCGAAAACTCCGGGTCGCACACAGCTGTTGAACTTCTTCAAGCTAGACGATGATCGCCGTCTGGTCGACCTGCCGGGCTACGGTTATGCAAAAGTACCGATCCCGCTCAAGCAACACTGGCAGCGCCACCTCGAGGCTTACCTCGGTGGTCGGGAGAGTTTGAAAGGTCTGATTCTGATGATGGACATCCGCCATCCGATGACCGACTTCGACCTGCTGATGCTCGACTGGGCCGTCGCCGCCGGCATGCCGATGCACATCCTGCTGACCAAGGCCGACAAGCTCACCTACGGCGCAGCCAAGAACACCCTGCTGAAAGTACAGTCGGAAATCCGCAAAGGCTGGGGCGACTCGATCACCATCCAACTGTTCTCCGCACCAAAACGCATGGGCCTGGAAGAGGCCTACACTGTGCTGGCCGACTGGATGGAACTGGCAGACAAAGGCGCCGAGGCCGCTGCCGAGTAA
- a CDS encoding endonuclease/exonuclease/phosphatase family protein: MRRWKSERIVGLHDPRVNEHHLASTGLPADQRLRLLSFNIQVGISTERYRHYLTRSWQHLLPHTGRSGNLQKIGDLLGDFDLVALQEADGGSLRSGYVNQVEHLAHLGAFPYWYQQLNRNLGRLAQHSNGVLSRLKPWAIEDHPLPGPKGRGAILLRFGEGPEALVVVMMHLALGARTRSLQLAYIRDLISGYKHQVLMGDMNTHASDLLEHSPLRDLGLLAPQVEATFPSWRPQRCLDHILLSPTLTLEKVEVLAQPISDHLPVAVEIRLPGSLTADALPALSPAPRGTCE; this comes from the coding sequence ATGCGCCGCTGGAAGTCCGAACGCATCGTTGGCCTGCATGATCCGCGGGTCAACGAGCATCATCTGGCGTCTACGGGCCTGCCCGCAGACCAGCGTCTGCGCTTGCTCAGCTTCAATATTCAGGTCGGCATCAGCACTGAGCGCTATCGGCATTACCTGACCCGCAGCTGGCAGCATCTGCTGCCGCACACCGGGCGTTCCGGCAATCTGCAAAAGATCGGTGACCTGCTCGGCGACTTCGATCTGGTCGCGCTGCAGGAAGCCGATGGCGGCAGCCTGCGCTCGGGCTACGTCAATCAGGTCGAACATCTGGCCCACCTCGGCGCCTTTCCCTACTGGTATCAACAACTCAATCGCAACCTCGGTCGACTGGCCCAGCACAGCAATGGCGTGCTCAGTCGCCTGAAGCCGTGGGCGATCGAGGATCACCCGCTGCCCGGCCCGAAAGGTCGCGGCGCGATCCTGCTGCGTTTCGGCGAAGGTCCGGAGGCACTGGTGGTGGTGATGATGCACCTAGCCCTCGGCGCGCGGACGCGCAGCCTGCAACTGGCCTACATTCGTGATTTGATCAGCGGTTACAAGCATCAGGTGCTGATGGGCGACATGAATACCCATGCCAGCGACCTGCTCGAACACTCGCCGTTACGCGATCTCGGCCTGCTGGCCCCGCAGGTGGAAGCGACCTTCCCCAGCTGGCGCCCACAGCGTTGCCTTGATCATATTCTGCTCAGCCCGACCCTGACCCTGGAAAAGGTCGAGGTGCTGGCCCAGCCCATTTCCGATCACCTGCCGGTCGCGGTGGAAATTCGTCTGCCGGGTTCGCTCACGGCCGACGCATTGCCCGCGTTGAGCCCTGCCCCTCGCGGAACCTGTGAATGA